Below is a window of Drosophila nasuta strain 15112-1781.00 chromosome X, ASM2355853v1, whole genome shotgun sequence DNA.
TCGAGAGAATAGCGCCTTCGTGCAACGGACAGAGTTTCACATACGTCTCACTCGATTCCATCGACTCGATGAGCACGTACTCCAGATAGACGCGTGGCGCCGAGAGCAGTCGCCAGGTGAGCGGATTGAGGAAATTCGTCGAATACTCCCAAAAGACCGTCGCATGTCCCGGATCCCGCAGATCCTTGCCGGCCAACAGTGCCGTGTACTCGTAGCCGGGCTCAAAGTACATCGGTTTGGGTGAGAATTTCATGCGTTCGGTGCTCTTGCGACTGTGCTCGTCATGCACACGTATGGAGAGCGTGCCAATTTCACCGCCATGCAGCGTGCTCTCATCGTGACTGGATACGCGCACTGTGATCTTGTAGTGTTGACGGCAGAACGGTTGACGCTCACCAGTCATCAGATAAAACACCGGAGGTGTATCCTTTGAGTTGATCAGACCACGTGCCTGCGCTTGGCGATAATCGTGTGCGCTGTGTAAGCCCATGCGCATGCACAAACGTCCCGGCTCATCGCAGCTGCTGCATTTGGCATCCTTGAAGCTCTACAGTATGAAAGTTGCAATTAGTCAAGCCGTTGAGATAGTAGCTTAAGTGATCTACTTACGTCGTAGGAGTCACAGGTGATGCCGAGGAAGGGACATTTGCTGTCAATGCTCTCGGTGAAATACTGTTCGCTGCGTATATGATTACAGCCGAGAAACTCTTGCATCGTGAGGAAGAGCGTTGCCTTCTGATTGTTCTTCATCACATCCTGCAGCTTCTTGTTGCAGCCGGGATTATCAAAGCCTCCATTCGGATAGAAATCAACGTGTCCCAAACGCTGAATGATACCCAGGCCGCCCTTCATCAAGGGGTTCGCATCAGTGTGCACAACATCCACGAAATGCGCATCGGTGCGATCCAAACGCACAATGGGATCGGTGTCGGTGAAGAGCGGTGCCGCGGGATCCAAGCCCGTAATGCGTCCCATTTTCAAGCCAAAGTCACGCTGCAAATGTGTGCCCGCATAGCCGGATAAATGGGCGCCCAGCGAGTGACCAATGATGTGCACCTTGTCCAGATtcggcaactgcaactcctCGTACAGCATGTGAATGACATGCGCCGTTATGGCTCCCACCAATCGTATATTGGCCACAGCCTGGACGTAGGGTGGATTTGCACCGTGACCCCAATCGATGAGGATCACACTGCAATTGTCCTGACAGTTGTTTAGTAACGCCTTGGCCATTTCGAGCATCCATGGTATGTTGCTGTATTCCAAGTAGCCGTGGACTAGCAAATAGATGCGACCTCGGGGATTTATGCCCAATCCTTGCACAGCATCCGGATCGGTGAGATCAATAAACTTGGGTTGATCGAGTGTGCTTCGTGTGTGGAGCGTAAAATGCGCCTCGATCTCCGATGGCTTCTGCGGATGCACGCTGATCGTGCGTGTCACAGTGTTCCATGGTCCGTTGATCGGAAAGCAGCCGTAGACGCCGAAGCACTTCACCTCGTTGATGTCTGTAAATAGATGGATGCAAAATAATCTAAATGAGTTTCTTCAACCAAACGCAAAGTTCTATTTTATAAGTTCAGTTACAAATTATGCACAGAGAGAAGTTTTCAATCatgtattaaaaattctttataCATGATTTGAGGGTTTCAATAACTTAACATgatttaattcttaatttaatttgcgaatgtttttgtattcttaggttcacaattttatttaagtttttacaACTTCAATAATTGTTTGAAATAGTCTCTTGTTGTATACATTTCATATACACAAGACAATTGGTATAatataaaaaggaaattagtatttattatcACAAAAGaggaaattgaaataaaatagctACGATAATAACTCTTATGAAGCTAAGAAAAAAATCTTTGAAATTTAAACCAAAGttcattaataaattgtttactttaacgatttttaaatttggtaaACCTGATAAAttagtatataatttatattataaatatcagaactaattgtttttgtgaagttattttttttaaggatTACGCTTTCAtagaatgaaattaattatcgTAGTAATATGAGATAAaatagaattataaattattttagctTTGCTTGTTAAAGAGCATCTAGTAGTCGAGCATTATCTTCGTTTACCGATCGTCAATGGATAATTACAATACTAAGGCGCTGTTGGACGATTGCATTAATTATGCTGTTCGGAAGTCATTGGGCCTGTTATTGACGGTTTGGTCAACCGCATCAACAGTTGACAACGTCTCTTGGGGACATTTCCTTCCACTTGCTTAGAGTACCACGAGATATGATCGTTGAGTCGATCGATCAATCGTTTCATAGCCTTCGTCGGCTGCTCAACGTTGCGTGGCATTCAGAAGTTGGCTTCTGTCTGTTTTTGTCTTCCGCTCGGCTGATCAATAACGTCATTGTTATTATCGATATTGTTGGTGtacctttttctttttctgttttttatcATTGAATCATTGAGTATGGCAGCTTATCTGAGTTAACTAGTgtcttatttatatttatatcggAAGTCTTCAATTAGATAGGCGTGTGTATACGCCGATCTTGTCGTCAATAGATTATCGAATCGACTATCTCGAATTGCAAGCTTACTTGCTGACCGAAATGCAAAATTCTTTTCGagttcatatgcaaattgtgtgcATAAGGTGACTGAACGATCATCGGCTAGATGAAGCTTTCCCTTCTCATCTTCCGCATCGACAATGAGTTGAACGAACCATTTGAAACCAGAATGTTGTTTGCACAAGCCACAAATGATCATTTGAAGATGCTCTCAGACTTCAACTGAACTCGTTGTCTGAGGGGGCCAAAGTCTTGTCTTGTTTGACTAATGAATGCAGCTAAACTTTCAATCTACCTGTGAAACCTTAGAGCAACCAAAAGATCAACTTCAACTACTGATATGATGCAGTTTTTAAGAGGCGAGCATCACTACTAGTTTGCTGACTTGATTTTCAAAAGTATTACCTGTTTGTAAATTTGGAAAAATCGTTTGTAAACTTGATACTGTTGTGTGGTTAAGAAAGGAAATACCATATACCAAACAGCGACAGAATTTAGAATGCTCTGggaaatatcaaataaatatatagaagttctgcaaataatttataaatattttacaatcttAATATTGCGAATTTctgtattaaaaatttgaaaatctcTTATTATAATCGTAGTTACGAGTTTGCTAATcaatatatagaataatatTGGACAGCTCTTTGATAAACCTCTTACTATTGTTAACGTAAGAAAGGGAAACAAAATAGGAATATGGAAAATCCTTTTTAAAACCCATCTATTGTTCTTTACAAACTTTAGTAATATTATACCACTATTTGATAAGATTGTTTTATGGTTTTAAAGAATTTGTCGCTAGGCCATAAATCTCTACTTGATTTTAGTAATATTATACGATCGAAGTAATGCTAGGGCAGCGCACTATCATATAAACACTTTGTCTACTTGTTGcgaaatttatagaaatacaTAACGATCGGTTGTAATTATATATCTTTGGGAGTAGCATTCAAATTACTTGAGTAATCGGTGACAAGTTCTGTTAGCTTATGTTACAGTTTGGCGACTGTTGAGTAACAACAAACCAGTATAAGtgttctataaaaaaaaagctgtcCAATCTGGATGGATTACTTACCGCTTTTGGGGGCAGGTGGCAGATCGATTAGTGTGTTGACTGCCGCACGACTCGTGTGATTCGCCAAGTA
It encodes the following:
- the LOC132795959 gene encoding pancreatic lipase-related protein 2, coding for MYVANTTGGLMLQTMLYLANHTSRAAVNTLIDLPPAPKSDINEVKCFGVYGCFPINGPWNTVTRTISVHPQKPSEIEAHFTLHTRSTLDQPKFIDLTDPDAVQGLGINPRGRIYLLVHGYLEYSNIPWMLEMAKALLNNCQDNCSVILIDWGHGANPPYVQAVANIRLVGAITAHVIHMLYEELQLPNLDKVHIIGHSLGAHLSGYAGTHLQRDFGLKMGRITGLDPAAPLFTDTDPIVRLDRTDAHFVDVVHTDANPLMKGGLGIIQRLGHVDFYPNGGFDNPGCNKKLQDVMKNNQKATLFLTMQEFLGCNHIRSEQYFTESIDSKCPFLGITCDSYDSFKDAKCSSCDEPGRLCMRMGLHSAHDYRQAQARGLINSKDTPPVFYLMTGERQPFCRQHYKITVRVSSHDESTLHGGEIGTLSIRVHDEHSRKSTERMKFSPKPMYFEPGYEYTALLAGKDLRDPGHATVFWEYSTNFLNPLTWRLLSAPRVYLEYVLIESMESSETYVKLCPLHEGAILSNTENVLHTHYCKD